CGAGCGCGCCGTCCACGATGAGCGCGCCGGCGATGACGGTGGTCTCTCGGGTGTAAGTGCTGGTGCCGGTGAGGGTGAGCGCGCCGGGGCCGACTTTTTCAAGGGCGGCGTAGCCGGAGCCGTTGGCGATGGCGCCCGCGAAGACGGTATCGCCGCCCTTGGCACCGATCTGCCAGCGGAGGGTACGGCCCGAGGTGGGGCCGCCGGAGAGTTCCGAGCCGGGCTCGCCCGAGAGCGCGCCGAGAGGGACGGTGACGCCCGAGGAAGGAACCGATTTTATATAATACGCGGACGCGCTGGCGGCGAGGTGCAGCATGGCGGCGGGCAGGCCGGCGGCGTTGTTCAAACGGAACTCGCCGCCGCCGGAGGCTGCGATGATGTTGAGGCGCCCGGCGAAGGCGGACCAGTCGCCGGCGATGTCGGAGCGGACGTAGGGCGTGCGATAATCGAGCGTGCCGGAGCCGGTGAGCGCGCCGTCGAGCACGCAGCGGCCGTCGGCCTCAAGACGCGCGGCGGCGCCGGCCGGCACATGAACGGGCCACGCGGCGTGCTCGGAGCCGCGCTTGTCGGACATGGCGAGGGCGCCGCCCTTCAGAGTGACGGTGCCGGAGCCGATGCCGCCACTGTTGGCGATGACGCCGGCAAGGAGCAGGCGACCCTCCTCGATAACGACACCGCCCTCGTGTGTGTTGGCGGAGGCGAGGGTGAGGAGGCCGGGGCCGGTCTTGTGCAGCGCGCCGGGGCCGGTGAGCGTGCCGGAGATTTGCAGGTAGTCCGTTGTATTTGAAACATGGATGCACGCGCCGTCCACGCCTAGCGTGAGGCAGCGGTTGGTGTTGGCCGGGGCGTCGAGGCGGAGGGTGCCGCCGTTGAGCACGAGATTGGCGGCGGCGGAGGAGGACGCGCCGAGCGGACCGGGTTCGCCGGCGTCGCCGATGGCGGTTACGGCGAGCACGCCGCCGGTGATGGTGGTTGCGCCGGTGTGGGTGTTGGCGGTGGCGAGGGTGAGCGTGCCCGCGCCGGATTTGTTCAACCCGCCCGCGCCGGAAATGAAGCCCGCACCGGAGAGCGTATAGTCGGCGGTGCCGGTGACGGTGAGCGCGGCGACGGAAAGCTCGCCGTCGAGGGTGACGGCGGGGTGCGCCGCGCCAGCATCGTCGAAGATGATGGCGTCGCCGGGGACGAAGACCTCGGCGGCGGCACCCTGCGTCCAGTTGGGCGACGAGGCGATGTCCCAGATGTCGGAATTTGCGCCTCCAATCCAAGTGACGGTCGCAGGTGCGCGCAGGGTCGGCACCGTGAGCGTAAGGGCGCCGTCCTGGATGGAGGCGATGAAGGGCGTGCCTTTGGGCGTTTGAATGGAAATTTTGGACAGGTCGGCGGTGATGGTTCCGCCGGAGCAGGTGATGAGCGGGTAGTTTCCAGGAGAGAGCGGGGTGCCGGGACTGGCGACGTTGCGGACGATGATGGTGGTGAGGTCGGAGAGAGTGACGGCGCCGGTGACGGCGACGCGGTCATTCGCGCCTGCGGGCGTGCCGGCGGTGTCGAGGATGAGCACGGAGCGGTCGACGGTGGCGAGGCCGGCGTGGAACGCGAGCGTGCCGGTGGCCGATGCCGTGCCGGGTGAGAGCGCGCCGTTTTCGTTGATGGTGACGGACTGGCTGATGGTGCCGGAGCCTTCGAGCCGTCCGCCGGTTTTGCCTTCGGCTGCAGCGCCGCCCCAGACTCCGCCCCAAACCTCGACGGGGGAATTTGAAAGCGCGCCGTTCACGACAAGCGCGCCGTCCCACACAGTTGTTTTTCCAAAATAGTCATGCGTGTTTTCAAGCGTGAGCGAGCCCGCGCCGGCCTTGGTGAGCGTGGCCGCGCCGGTGATTTTGCCGGCGCCGGTAAACGTGTAGTTGTGTGGCGAATACACGGCGACGGATTGAGGGGCGAGGTTACCAGCGAGCACGATGGGTGCCTGCGACGCGCCCGAAAGGTCGAAGAGCACGGACTGGCCGTCGGCGTAGGCGGCGGGCGCGGGCGTGGCACCGGGTGTGACAGCGTCGCGAAGCCAGTTCTGCGCGCCGCCGGCGCTCCAGTCGGCGGAGGCGGAGCCGCTCCAAGTGAGCGCAGCCGGCGTCATCGGCGGTGGGGCGGGCGGCGGCATGGCATAGCCGAGATAATAGTCAACGTAGCTGCCCTGCACGTAGCCCTTGGTCGTGGTTTGCGCGCGATACTGCGGGTTGTGCATGAGAGTGCGGAGGCGGTTTGTCGCGGGGCTGGTGGTGGTAAGGATGCGCAGCTCGGTGCAGTCGCTTTTGACGAGCACGATTTCCTCGCGCCAGTCGCCGAGGATGTCGCCCCAGAACGCGGGGCGCCCACCGGAGCCGGCGATGTTGGAATAGTCGCCGCCGACGCTGTAGAGATTTTTGCCGCCGACATAGACGCGGTCGCTGTTGCCCGTCGCGGGATTGAATTTTTCGATGATGGGGTTTTTACCGTAGGTACTGATGCCGCCGATGAATTCGCGGGCGAGGTCGGAGTCCCACCACAGCCCCTCGGAAGGCCAGACTTCCTTGTCGTAAAGCGGGTCGCCCTTGGCGGAGAAAACGCCGCGCTGGGTGGAGAACATTTCATAGCCGCGGGAGTCCGGCGTGAGATCCGCGGCGAGGCCGCGCCCGACGTCGCAGACGGAACCGGCATACCATTTTTTCAGATACCTGCCGGTGCCCGCCTCATAGAGCGCGGTGGCGAGCATGGCGGAGTTGTTTTGCTGGATGACGTAGGTTTCGAGGCCGGGGTGGTCAGGGTCGATGTCGGTGATGTGGTAGCGGTCGCCGTGGGAGACGCCGGGAACGCGGAAGAGCTGCGTGCCGTCGTGGTCAATAACGTGGCCGATCTCGCAGATTTCGTCGCGACCGTCGTTGTCCACGTCGGCGATGCGGAGCGAGTGGGACTCGGCACCGGGGAGGACGCGCTGATCCTGCTCAAGCTGCCAGAGGCGCACGAGTTGGCCGTCGCGGAAATTCCACGCGGTGAAAACGTAGAAGTGGTCGAGGTAGGTGGGACTGTTCTTGTCCCGGTCGCGGTTCATGCCGTAGAAGACGACACTGGGACGGACGCCGTCGAGCCAGGCGATGCCGAGGCGGAAGGTGAGCGGGCCGTAGCGGTTCCAAGTGGTCTCGATGGGGGCGCGGGCTTTTTCGGTGCCGGTGAGGCCGTCGATGATGGAGACAAACTGGGCGCTGTTATCGGGGGCGGTGACGGAGAAGGTGGGCGCGCCGTCGGCGCTGGCGCCGGTGACGCCGTTGGCGGTGCGGACGACGACCTCGGCGCGGCCGTCGCCGTCGAGGTCGAAGACGGTGACGCTGTCGGAGGCGCCGACGCTGATGACGGACGCGCCGCGCGCGTCCTTGGAATTCGGGCCGAGGCTCAGGCGCCAGAGAAAGGTGCCGTCGCGTTTGTAGGCTTCGAGAAACTGGCCGTAGGCGCTGGAGCCTTCGGCATCCTCGTCATTGGTCTCGTCGGTGTCGGAGTTTTTCGACGAGTGCCGGTCAACGACGAAGTCATATTCGCCGTCGCCGTCGAGGTCACCGACCCAGCAAAACTTAACCGTGTAAGGACCGTCGGGGCCGGTGTCCTGGCGGAGCGGGAGCGTGAAGTACTGGCGGCGCGGCGCGCTGGCCGGGAGGGTGAACGGCGCGCCCGCCTGCGCGGTTTGCTCGACGCCGCCGATGACGGGGCGCACATGGTAGGTGATGGTGTCGTTGAAGGCGCTGCTGCCGGGTTTGTCGCTGTAGTCGGTGGTGGCGGTGATGGGCGCGGTGTTGATTTTTTTCGGGGTGCCGGCGGCACCGAGTTGCCGGTAGAGGTTGAAGGCAATGTCCTCCGGGTCACTTCCGAGCATGCGCCTCCTTGCCCCGACGCCAGTCGCGGAACTTTAATTTCGCCCATGTCGCCCCTGATATTGTTTTTGCGCCTCTTGCGCCTTTTCACGGCTATTGATAATTTTCGGCTTTCTTCATTTATCCGGAGCACGGGTTTGGTTTTCGCGATGCTGGCAATGGCATCGCCGTTATATATAACGGGCGCGCCGCCATGGAACCGGGACGACTCCATGCTCTCCATAGGAGAGTTTGTCGTGTCAACGTGGCATGGGGAGGGCGGCCTGCCGCACAATGCCATCAACGATGTGGTGCGCGACCCGCGCGGTTTTCTGTGGCTGGGCACGCAAGGCGGCGTGGCGCGTTTCGATGGACGGTATTTTATTGATTATCCCATGCCGGGCGAGTTTGCCCAAGGCCGGCCCGAGATACGTGCGCTAGCCGTGGAGGACGAATGCACCATGGTGATGCTCACGGGACACGGAAAACTCGTGCGTTTGCGAGATGGAAAATTCGAGCCGCACCCGGCTGATGCGCTCATAAGGAATGCCTCGGCGGCGGACCTCGCGGTCGATGAAACAGGCGCTCTTTGGATAGGCACGGTGGCTCCCGTTTCCCTCATGCGCTGGGATGGCCGGCGCATGGAAACG
This genomic stretch from Termitidicoccus mucosus harbors:
- a CDS encoding autotransporter-associated beta strand repeat-containing protein is translated as MLGSDPEDIAFNLYRQLGAAGTPKKINTAPITATTDYSDKPGSSAFNDTITYHVRPVIGGVEQTAQAGAPFTLPASAPRRQYFTLPLRQDTGPDGPYTVKFCWVGDLDGDGEYDFVVDRHSSKNSDTDETNDEDAEGSSAYGQFLEAYKRDGTFLWRLSLGPNSKDARGASVISVGASDSVTVFDLDGDGRAEVVVRTANGVTGASADGAPTFSVTAPDNSAQFVSIIDGLTGTEKARAPIETTWNRYGPLTFRLGIAWLDGVRPSVVFYGMNRDRDKNSPTYLDHFYVFTAWNFRDGQLVRLWQLEQDQRVLPGAESHSLRIADVDNDGRDEICEIGHVIDHDGTQLFRVPGVSHGDRYHITDIDPDHPGLETYVIQQNNSAMLATALYEAGTGRYLKKWYAGSVCDVGRGLAADLTPDSRGYEMFSTQRGVFSAKGDPLYDKEVWPSEGLWWDSDLAREFIGGISTYGKNPIIEKFNPATGNSDRVYVGGKNLYSVGGDYSNIAGSGGRPAFWGDILGDWREEIVLVKSDCTELRILTTTSPATNRLRTLMHNPQYRAQTTTKGYVQGSYVDYYLGYAMPPPAPPPMTPAALTWSGSASADWSAGGAQNWLRDAVTPGATPAPAAYADGQSVLFDLSGASQAPIVLAGNLAPQSVAVYSPHNYTFTGAGKITGAATLTKAGAGSLTLENTHDYFGKTTVWDGALVVNGALSNSPVEVWGGVWGGAAAEGKTGGRLEGSGTISQSVTINENGALSPGTASATGTLAFHAGLATVDRSVLILDTAGTPAGANDRVAVTGAVTLSDLTTIIVRNVASPGTPLSPGNYPLITCSGGTITADLSKISIQTPKGTPFIASIQDGALTLTVPTLRAPATVTWIGGANSDIWDIASSPNWTQGAAAEVFVPGDAIIFDDAGAAHPAVTLDGELSVAALTVTGTADYTLSGAGFISGAGGLNKSGAGTLTLATANTHTGATTITGGVLAVTAIGDAGEPGPLGASSSAAANLVLNGGTLRLDAPANTNRCLTLGVDGACIHVSNTTDYLQISGTLTGPGALHKTGPGLLTLASANTHEGGVVIEEGRLLLAGVIANSGGIGSGTVTLKGGALAMSDKRGSEHAAWPVHVPAGAAARLEADGRCVLDGALTGSGTLDYRTPYVRSDIAGDWSAFAGRLNIIAASGGGEFRLNNAAGLPAAMLHLAASASAYYIKSVPSSGVTVPLGALSGEPGSELSGGPTSGRTLRWQIGAKGGDTVFAGAIANGSGYAALEKVGPGALTLTGTSTYTRETTVIAGALIVDGALGATAVTVKSDATIGGAGALGGSLTLENGARWQLPSEPDSGLAITGAVTLSGTVTVVPPPFFENIASQRYRLFVSAGALANNATLVWAGDPSGRLDTSVAGEIAVTFVPVAPPPVASATIALVTLAGAAGVPGVANGPASAARFHFPDALVVGADGSVYVADTGNRVIRKIASDGTVTTVEQAPAFPSPANQIADDAGNLYIADTASHTIRRIDAFTSATTSVAGLTGNPGSADGLGSAARLRSPAGLAFDAATGDLYIADTGNHTIRVLLDGPRILKHPENKTVAPGATATFEVLAIGAPNPAYEWRKNGDTIASATNYNYTIPVAAPAHDGAYTALVFNEMGTLATTPATLAVTATSSGTSTPLPSGGSDQGGGGGGAPGFWYLPALAGLAVLKGVCKKAGLPTSKIFTLRILRILRVLT